The genomic segment CGTTGACAACCAGATTTAGTATCATCTGTTCAAGATCAATTTTGGATGCCAGAACAGTTACATCACCAAGATCAATGTCTGTCTCCAAAAATATTCCATGCGCATTGATCTGCCTGTTCACCAGAGATAAAGCACCTTCTATGGCCTCACTGACTCTGATCAAATCCTTTTGGGCATTATTGGGATGAGCCCAGACGGATCTCATATGTTTGATGATTTTGTCAATTCGGTCAACACTCTTTGAAATCTGTTCCATCTCTTCGACGAAAAACAGAGGGAGTTGATCTGGGTTGTTTCGATGCCAGTAGAGAACAGAATTTGCACTCACAGATATGGCATTCAACGGTTGGTTAATTTCGTGTGTAATCCCGGCAGCCATGACACCGATGGAGGCAAGCCGTGCTGATTTCTCCATGAGCTGATGATTTTTGAGACTTTGCTGCTCTGCCGAGTGTACCAAGGAGAGATGTGCTATCTTTTCTTTTATTTCTTCGGTAGATATTTTTTTGCGGAGTTCATTTTCCTTCTGTGCATACTTGTAAGCCAGCTCAAAATCTTCCTGTTTCACAGAAATTTTTTGAAGCACTTCGTATTGTACCAGGCTGAGCATGCTATTGCCGAAGATCTTGGCTATCTCCATGCCTCGATCAATGTATTTTCGAGCTTGCTCCAGGTCATTAGAACCAATCAAGATGCTGGCAAACTGAAAACATATATTTCCTTTTAGTACAGAATCTTCCATTTGATCAAACTGCAGAGAGGCTCGATCCAAATAGCGAATGGCTGATTCATTGTCGCCTCGGTCTGTAGATAGTTCACCTAAATTGCCGAGACAAATGACCTGGCTGTTGGTAGAATTTTTCTCTACGGCAATCTCATAGGCTTCCAGAAAAAGTTTCTCGGCTTCATCATATCGTTCCAGAGTTGCCAAAACTCCCGCGAGATTATTGAGAGATCTATAATTTCCGGGATCGATGCGAACGGCTTCGCTGTGTTGCTGAAATGCTCGCTCCAGGTCGTCCATGGTAAAGAATATCTGACCGAGATTATTCATGGCATTTGCACCAAGTGCACTATCTCCAATTTCATTTGAAACCAAAATAGCTTGCTCATAGTGGGAGATAGCTTGATTGTAGTCATCAATGGTAAAATTGTATAGACCCAGCAGATTCTCTATTTCAACAATGTGTCGTTTGCTCTGAATTTGCTCAGCTAAATCTCGAGCCAACGAAGCATATTCTCGACATTGCCTAAAATCATTGGCTAAACGAAATTGATCGGCCTTGGTAATGAGATCAGCAATATGATGTTCTTGTTTTACTCTCTTGGGTGTCTTCTGAGTATCGTTCATTCTATTCTGCCCAAACGCTATTATGAAATCTTTTCAATGAAACCAGTAATTATCATTCAACCGGATGGAGAAATCCCTGTTTATTCAGTAAATCGGGTGAGGTAGGGTCCATAGAGCTGATCCAGCCCAAGGGTATGATCCAACAACCATCCTGCAAGAAATTCAAGGACCTCGTCTATGGTCACACCATCATTGGCGGCAATTATTTCCTGATATTTGAGAACCTGTTGAAGAAGTGCTTCATGCTCAACAATATGCTCATCCAGACCATCGAATTTAAAATGCTTCATCATGGCTTCTTCTGCGACAAAATGGAAGATGGTGTAACTGCGCAGTTGCTCCAACGTGGTTTTGATGACATCAGGATTACTATTGTCCTCTTGGGCAAAAATGAGTGAATTGATCATTTCAAACAAAATTTTGTGGTGTTGATCGAATTCCCGAATGCCCACACTGAATCGATCTTCCCAGACTAACACTTGCAATGGAGTACTCCTTGATATTTAGAGTAAGATATGCAATTATTAATTCATCTGCAATGCGTCTTGCCATAATAATTGATTTGCAATTTACCAGCCCCCATGTGTAAACTTATAGACCATTTGTATTCATGAGCCGTAAGTGCTAGGGGGCACTCTATAATGAATTCACGATATTTACTCTTTGTTCTCTTCATGCTTTTCCTTTTTCCAGCACTTGTAGAAGCCCAAATTCCAGATGTAAAAATCCCATCCAGCATAGAGAAATACTTTCAAATGAACCGCAAGGGTCCAGAACTCGTTTCGGCTGAGGTGTTCAACCACCACCAATCTGGACGCACCATAAAATTGAAGATTGTGGCAACCCGTAACAATAGTGGCAAAGACCTGGCCTTTGCATTTGCCGCTGCAGCTGCGATTGCAAATATGGCAGACCGTCCTATAGAATTAATATGGGTAGAAATGGATATTAATTTTAAGGGGTCGGAGACAACTATGGCTCTGGCACCTGCCAATTGTACCATAGATGCTCTTATTTTTGGAAACTGCGAAACCGAAAAATGGTGGGAAGACTGCCTGCAGTTTCCGTAGAATAGTCGCATGAACTTCGGGTAGATTTGGCTATCAGGAGTAACTGAGGAATCCAAATATATATTTCCGCGCCCTACTCTACTGCACCGTTTTATTTCCGCTGCTTCTTTCAGCGCAAATTTCAGACGCAAATATTCCACGATCCATTGCTCAATACTTCAGGATAAATCGTCTTGGACCTGAACTGGTCAGTGT from the Candidatus Neomarinimicrobiota bacterium genome contains:
- a CDS encoding hemerythrin family protein, translating into MQVLVWEDRFSVGIREFDQHHKILFEMINSLIFAQEDNSNPDVIKTTLEQLRSYTIFHFVAEEAMMKHFKFDGLDEHIVEHEALLQQVLKYQEIIAANDGVTIDEVLEFLAGWLLDHTLGLDQLYGPYLTRFTE
- a CDS encoding tetratricopeptide repeat protein, which codes for MNDTQKTPKRVKQEHHIADLITKADQFRLANDFRQCREYASLARDLAEQIQSKRHIVEIENLLGLYNFTIDDYNQAISHYEQAILVSNEIGDSALGANAMNNLGQIFFTMDDLERAFQQHSEAVRIDPGNYRSLNNLAGVLATLERYDEAEKLFLEAYEIAVEKNSTNSQVICLGNLGELSTDRGDNESAIRYLDRASLQFDQMEDSVLKGNICFQFASILIGSNDLEQARKYIDRGMEIAKIFGNSMLSLVQYEVLQKISVKQEDFELAYKYAQKENELRKKISTEEIKEKIAHLSLVHSAEQQSLKNHQLMEKSARLASIGVMAAGITHEINQPLNAISVSANSVLYWHRNNPDQLPLFFVEEMEQISKSVDRIDKIIKHMRSVWAHPNNAQKDLIRVSEAIEGALSLVNRQINAHGIFLETDIDLGDVTVLASKIDLEQMILNLVVN